Proteins encoded in a region of the Streptomyces sp. NBC_01298 genome:
- a CDS encoding transglutaminase-like domain-containing protein, with product MTSPWRERFAAEARAERPDLATLCLLLAAEGDPELDERAMDWAQIELDRLAGMLPYGLRGARAWASAVSELLGGRMGFHGTPADYDRLSSSLLHEVLRRRRGLPILLSVVWLEVARRAGAPVYGLALPGHFVVGFGDPEEGVVVDPFAGGASLGAGPAELAAGPRTAARTMDIVLRILNNIRAWASTRPEHSGVALWALDLALLLPSHPAALRYERAKLLVERGEFAVGAAEMESYAVVVDVIDPPSAVRIRAEAMAARALLN from the coding sequence GTGACCTCGCCCTGGCGGGAGCGGTTCGCCGCCGAGGCGCGGGCGGAGCGGCCCGACCTGGCCACGCTGTGCCTGCTGCTGGCCGCGGAGGGGGATCCGGAGCTCGACGAACGGGCCATGGACTGGGCGCAGATCGAGCTGGACCGGCTGGCGGGCATGCTGCCGTACGGGCTGCGGGGCGCTCGCGCGTGGGCTTCGGCGGTGTCCGAACTGCTCGGCGGGCGGATGGGTTTCCACGGCACCCCTGCCGACTACGACCGGCTCTCGTCCTCGCTGCTGCACGAGGTGCTGCGGCGGCGCCGGGGGCTGCCGATCCTGCTGTCCGTGGTGTGGCTGGAGGTGGCCCGGCGGGCCGGGGCTCCGGTGTACGGGCTGGCCCTGCCGGGGCACTTCGTGGTGGGCTTCGGGGATCCGGAGGAGGGCGTGGTCGTCGACCCCTTCGCGGGGGGCGCCTCGCTGGGCGCGGGTCCGGCGGAGCTGGCGGCGGGGCCGCGGACCGCGGCGCGCACGATGGACATCGTCCTGCGGATCCTGAACAACATCCGGGCGTGGGCATCGACGCGGCCCGAGCACTCGGGGGTGGCGCTGTGGGCGCTGGACCTGGCGCTGCTGCTGCCCTCGCATCCGGCGGCGTTGCGGTACGAGCGGGCGAAGCTGCTGGTGGAGCGGGGGGAGTTCGCGGTGGGGGCGGCGGAGATGGAGTCCTACGCGGTGGTCGTGGACGTGATCGATCCGCCGTCCGCGGTGCGGATTCGGGCCGAGGCGATGGCTGCGCGGGCCCTGCTGAATTAG